The Hyphomicrobium sp. MC1 genome window below encodes:
- a CDS encoding Smr/MutS family protein, translated as MKKRQGPGAKKGGSTGDDDHEVWHYAAATIEPLKRAKGRFHPASEAVKLGHVKPKAPARVERVTGKHRADAAPVEAPAVKPSRTTAPELALFDRNSVRKIRGGRLDIEARVDLHGMRQHEAHAALRRFLLSCQARGLRYVLIITGKGKALGSQASHIGEADRERGVLKRNVPRWLEEPDLRAIVVSFTTAAIQHGGEGAIYVHLRARHRV; from the coding sequence GTGAAGAAGCGGCAAGGGCCCGGCGCCAAAAAAGGCGGATCGACCGGCGATGACGATCATGAGGTTTGGCACTACGCGGCGGCAACGATCGAGCCGCTGAAGCGTGCCAAAGGCCGTTTTCATCCCGCCAGCGAGGCCGTCAAACTCGGGCACGTCAAGCCGAAAGCCCCAGCGCGCGTCGAGCGCGTCACGGGCAAGCATCGCGCGGATGCGGCGCCGGTTGAAGCGCCCGCCGTCAAGCCGTCGCGCACGACAGCACCAGAGCTGGCACTTTTCGATCGCAACAGCGTACGGAAAATTCGCGGCGGCCGTCTCGATATCGAAGCGCGGGTCGATCTGCACGGCATGCGCCAGCACGAGGCGCATGCGGCTTTACGGCGATTTCTGCTGAGCTGTCAGGCGCGGGGCCTGCGCTACGTTCTGATCATCACCGGCAAGGGCAAGGCGCTGGGTTCGCAGGCGTCACACATCGGTGAAGCAGATCGCGAGCGCGGCGTGTTGAAACGCAATGTGCCGCGTTGGTTGGAAGAACCGGATTTGCGCGCGATTGTCGTCAGCTTTACGACGGCTGCTATTCAGCACGGCGGCGAGGGCGCCATCTACGTGCATTTGCGTGCGCGCCATCGCGTGTAA
- a CDS encoding invasion associated locus B family protein has product MPNVGKTLAILLLVAAVPGGGAFGAEQQMTRVNTYGAWSLMTDTADPHLFCFITSEPTASQSGSVNRQSPRAYISAWPKDGIRAEVSFRMGFRIKKNTPGMATVSPAGFRLFGSGDRVYVSDSTRELKLVEAMRKGSTMTVAATPASGATVTDTYSLSGIGQALQKLQQTCF; this is encoded by the coding sequence ATGCCGAATGTCGGGAAGACCTTAGCTATTCTCTTGTTGGTTGCCGCAGTACCCGGCGGAGGAGCATTCGGCGCCGAGCAACAGATGACGCGCGTCAACACCTATGGTGCCTGGTCGTTGATGACCGACACCGCCGATCCGCATCTTTTCTGTTTTATCACCAGCGAGCCGACAGCAAGCCAATCGGGGAGCGTCAATCGCCAGTCGCCTCGGGCCTACATTTCCGCTTGGCCGAAAGACGGCATTCGCGCCGAAGTCAGCTTCCGTATGGGCTTCCGCATAAAGAAAAACACACCGGGCATGGCGACCGTAAGCCCCGCAGGTTTTCGGCTCTTCGGTTCCGGCGACCGCGTTTACGTCTCCGATTCGACCCGCGAGCTGAAGCTCGTCGAAGCCATGCGCAAAGGCAGCACTATGACCGTCGCGGCGACGCCCGCGAGCGGCGCGACGGTTACAGATACCTATTCTTTGAGCGGCATCGGACAGGCCCTGCAGAAACTCCAGCAAACCTGTTTCTGA
- a CDS encoding RNA methyltransferase, with the protein MSRKATTWPPHPKGYFAIGAERMSKSLNLGNLMRSAHAFGASFTFTVGATYKAAEAYADTSKSQLHLPHYNWSSLDEMALPGGCKLVGIELLDDAIDLPSFRHPLRAAYVLGPELGSLSEPLIERCDYVVKIPTAFCVNVAMAGAIVMYDRIKSLARFADRPIGEGGP; encoded by the coding sequence ATGTCAAGAAAAGCGACCACATGGCCGCCGCATCCGAAAGGCTATTTCGCTATCGGCGCCGAACGCATGTCGAAGTCGCTCAATCTCGGCAACCTGATGCGCTCGGCCCATGCTTTCGGGGCAAGCTTTACCTTTACCGTTGGCGCCACCTACAAAGCCGCTGAGGCCTACGCCGACACGTCCAAAAGTCAGTTGCATTTGCCGCATTACAATTGGTCCTCGCTCGACGAGATGGCTCTGCCCGGCGGCTGCAAGCTGGTCGGCATCGAGCTGCTCGACGATGCGATAGATCTGCCGAGCTTCCGCCATCCGCTGCGCGCGGCTTATGTGCTGGGACCTGAGCTCGGCTCGCTGTCCGAACCGCTGATCGAACGCTGCGACTATGTCGTCAAGATCCCGACAGCCTTTTGCGTCAATGTTGCGATGGCCGGCGCTATCGTGATGTATGACCGCATTAAATCGCTGGCTCGGTTCGCCGATCGGCCGATCGGCGAGGGGGGACCTTGA